TCCTCTTCCCCGTAGCGGCCATATATGGCGAACGGCTTTCCCATGTAAAAATCAGTAAGATATTTCGGGAAGATCTCATCTTGACGCAGGCCGTTGGACCTATAACGTACGTTTATCAGCAGCGGGTCCTTGATCTCCCTGTAGAACCCCACAAAAGCCGTGTCAATGTCGGCGTTCGACGACGCGAATCCGCTCCAGGCCCTGTTCTGGTAAGATATGAACTCCAGAAGATATCGATTGACCCGGCTGCCGCCGCCGAAACAGAAAATCGGTCTTTTCATATCGTTAGACCGCGTTATCTCCTGTATGATATTACGCGAATCGACAAGACCTGTCGTGGGTCGTCCGTCGCTTATAAGTATAACATATGATGGAACGGACCGCATTGGTTCCTGTGTAATATCCAGAAGGGCCCTTTCCACATTGGTCTGCCCGGTGGATTCCAGGTCCCTTATGAACGACCTGGCGCTTTCGACCGTCCTTTCCGTACACCTTAACGGGGTCTCACTGAACTTTATCACGTTGCCCTTGAACGATAATATGTTGAACGTATCTCCCGGATTGAATATCTGGATAGCGTTCCATAGCCCTTTTTTTATCTCCGCTAGTTTCTGCTCGGTTATGCTCTTCGAAGAATCAACAAGGAAAAGCACTTCTTTTGGCATGACCTGCAGGTCCCCTGTCCTTTTTACGTTTATAAGAACGCGGAAAAAATTCTCTCCCGTACCCGGGTCATGATACGTCTTGAGGTCAACGTCAAGATACGGGCTTATGTCCCCGTAATCCCCTATACGCGACGGCCCCTTGCTGGCGGACACTTCTTTGGATACAGGATCGGGAGAGGTCTTTAGCAGTGGCTCCGGCAATGGTGTGGACATGCCTTTCCCCGGGGGAGAAATGCTTGAGATCTCCGATGATCTGAGCTCACCTGGGACCCCGTCTTCCCCTGCCGGGGCTTTTACCATGCCTCCTGAGACAAATTCACCGGCAATATGTCTTCTTTCCGATGTTATGCGTCTACTGGACTTCTTGGCCTCGGCCTTTATCACGTCCGGCAATTCCATCTTTCTGCTCAAACTTCCCGACACATCCTCCCTGTCGGCCGCCTTCATTTCATGCTTTTTCTTTTCTATGGCCTCACCCTCCAACTTCGCCACTGGCATGACCTTCTCGAACAGTACTTCATCGATACCTGTTGTCTCATGCGACATCTTAATGGCAGGCTGGGTATCATCTTCTTCCCGCGCTATGGAAATATCCCCGGCGCGGCCCTCCAATCCGCGGATACGGAAAAGTTTCTGCGACGCGATGATCGCGTGTTTAACCCCGGCAAGTCTTATATACGGGCTTACCGCCACGAATATGACGTGCAGCAGTATGGACGCTATCAAGGCAAGATAAAGGGTCCTAGTTCTTCTTGTCATCTATCTCTTCTATTCTCTTCTTTGCGTTGGAGGAAAAAGAGCTGTCCGGATATCTACCTATCAGCTCCTTCAGCACTTTCACCGCCTCTACCTCGTCACCCGCTTCATAAAAAGCTTCCCCTGCCCGGAACAAGGCTTCCGAGCATAGTCCCTTATCTTCGTACAATATGGCCACCATCATGTAGTTTTTCGCGGCTTCCCTGTTATCCTTCTTAGCGGCGTATATCCTTCCCATTTCGAACCGTACGAGCGCCCCGGTCTTGTTGTCCCTGTCCGATGTAAGGGCTTTCTCGAGCTCTACAATGGCCTTGTCCATTTCCCCCTTATTGTACAGGGCCTTACCCATGCCGAGATAAGCTCGCCCGGCATATGGCGTACCTTCACCTTTTTCGGATATATCCTTATATAGCTTGAACGCCTTGTCATTCTCCCCGGAACACAGGAATACCTGGGCCCTTAGGTAAGCTATACCCGTATCGGAGGCCCGTCCCGGATATTCTTCTACGAGCCTGTCCAGGGCCGTCATGGCCTTTTCCCGATCACATTCTTCGGCGTAAAATTCCGCCACCCACTGGTATATGCCTTCAGGCATCCTGTACGCGGTCCGGGTGGAGATCAGCCCATAATACACGTCTGCCGCCCCGGCATGGTCACCTTCCTGGAAAAGGGAATACGCCTTTGCTTCGGCGGCCTTGTCCGCCAGGTCGGATGTATCCTTTATCGTATCGAAATTCTCTACCGACAGGGCCCATTCCTTCTTTGCTTGATACGCTTTCCCCATAGCGTACATGACCGCGTCGCCGACCCGGGTATCGGGATACTCCGCCAGGAGCCCCTTGTAACACTCTATGCTCTTGTCATATTCCTGGGCACCTAGATACGCTTTGCCCATCTGGTAAAGCACGTTCTCCCGGAGAGGACTGTCCTTGTACCTGTTCAAAAAATCCTCACAATCCCGCGCGGCGTCATTAAAAAGCTCGAGGGAGATCTTCTCTTCCACCGATCTCAATATAGCCACAGGCGCTCTTTCTTCCGATGGGTCGTTCTTGGCGAAAAGATCCAGGTATTTCGTGGCTTTTTCATGGTCATTGAGCTCGGAAGATAACCACCCGGCCTCATA
This genomic stretch from Candidatus Omnitrophota bacterium harbors:
- a CDS encoding VWA domain-containing protein: MTRRTRTLYLALIASILLHVIFVAVSPYIRLAGVKHAIIASQKLFRIRGLEGRAGDISIAREEDDTQPAIKMSHETTGIDEVLFEKVMPVAKLEGEAIEKKKHEMKAADREDVSGSLSRKMELPDVIKAEAKKSSRRITSERRHIAGEFVSGGMVKAPAGEDGVPGELRSSEISSISPPGKGMSTPLPEPLLKTSPDPVSKEVSASKGPSRIGDYGDISPYLDVDLKTYHDPGTGENFFRVLINVKRTGDLQVMPKEVLFLVDSSKSITEQKLAEIKKGLWNAIQIFNPGDTFNILSFKGNVIKFSETPLRCTERTVESARSFIRDLESTGQTNVERALLDITQEPMRSVPSYVILISDGRPTTGLVDSRNIIQEITRSNDMKRPIFCFGGGSRVNRYLLEFISYQNRAWSGFASSNADIDTAFVGFYREIKDPLLINVRYRSNGLRQDEIFPKYLTDFYMGKPFAIYGRYGEEDIFSMQLLGEIKGATKEFIFAKSLKDASPGDKDIARQWAFRRIYYLISRDSMGLGDPVGLKNEISALCERFGINTSYDLDDTGKD